The proteins below are encoded in one region of Deinococcus fonticola:
- a CDS encoding tetratricopeptide repeat protein, which yields MTVALLSSASASAQTLIDTSAAVGIQNTLNNVAAPSPVPFIQRANTVVQTVQSQQAQAAAQVTTPSVPSSSVPSSSTATRTVTVTPLTAPQQAALTAAQASFKAGNYPLARTQYEALIAQNYNNPEPHFGLAMTLLSLKDEKGATFELGQFRLLAPERFEGPYNLGVIATRAGRYADALSLYAEAAKLVPGQAGPELQVQVWNALAGEQLRKADYAGLTTTLGALQALKPDDLDIQFRLAQAQFMSNQGAQALPSLYALLQKQPARTEAIRLLADIYAAQGLPERAIRELDAGLTQVKAGRDRAALLLHKANLLALTGDTKNAVFSAQAAHLQDSSNVDAWLREGQLRLQRSDRAGALKVFQGAVQAAPRDAKVRVELASLQLALKQYPQAAQNAAVALTLRPDAATQARAQYVQGVALYQRQQYAQARTLLNSSALAVRNADVTLWLGLANYALKDYAGAAAALTESMKLNPTLTARQNLASALLAAARYSEAEGILQGIVKDNAKNSDAWYFLGLSQRAQLREEDARKSFKVAANLGNTRAQQALVQEPGK from the coding sequence TTGACCGTCGCCCTGCTGAGCAGTGCCAGCGCATCCGCGCAAACGTTGATCGACACGTCAGCCGCCGTGGGCATTCAGAACACCCTGAACAACGTCGCCGCGCCCAGTCCCGTCCCCTTCATTCAGCGGGCCAATACGGTCGTCCAGACGGTGCAAAGCCAGCAGGCGCAGGCTGCGGCCCAAGTCACCACCCCCAGTGTCCCCAGTTCCAGCGTTCCCAGTTCCAGTACAGCCACCAGAACCGTCACCGTGACGCCCCTGACCGCGCCGCAGCAGGCAGCCCTGACGGCGGCGCAGGCCAGCTTCAAGGCCGGCAACTACCCCCTGGCCCGCACGCAGTACGAAGCGCTGATCGCGCAGAACTACAACAACCCCGAACCGCATTTCGGCCTGGCCATGACCCTGCTGTCCCTCAAGGACGAGAAAGGGGCCACTTTTGAACTGGGGCAGTTTCGCCTGCTGGCCCCGGAACGCTTTGAAGGGCCGTACAACCTGGGCGTCATCGCCACCCGCGCCGGGCGCTACGCCGACGCCCTGAGCCTGTACGCCGAGGCCGCCAAACTGGTGCCTGGCCAGGCCGGCCCGGAGCTTCAGGTGCAGGTGTGGAACGCCCTGGCCGGCGAACAACTCCGCAAAGCCGATTACGCGGGCCTGACCACCACGCTGGGGGCCCTTCAGGCCCTGAAGCCCGACGATCTGGATATTCAGTTCAGGCTGGCGCAGGCGCAGTTCATGTCCAACCAGGGGGCGCAGGCGCTGCCCAGCCTGTACGCCCTGCTGCAAAAGCAACCCGCGCGCACCGAGGCCATCCGCCTGCTGGCCGACATCTACGCCGCGCAGGGCCTGCCCGAGCGGGCCATTCGTGAACTGGACGCTGGCCTGACACAGGTAAAAGCTGGGCGCGACCGGGCGGCCCTGCTGCTGCACAAGGCCAACCTGCTGGCCCTGACCGGCGACACCAAAAACGCTGTCTTCTCGGCGCAGGCCGCGCACCTTCAGGACAGCAGCAACGTGGACGCCTGGCTGCGCGAGGGCCAGTTGCGCCTGCAACGCAGTGACCGCGCCGGCGCCCTGAAGGTCTTCCAGGGCGCGGTACAGGCTGCCCCCAGGGACGCCAAAGTGCGCGTGGAACTGGCGAGCCTGCAACTGGCCCTGAAGCAGTACCCGCAGGCGGCCCAGAACGCGGCGGTGGCCCTCACCCTGCGTCCAGACGCGGCCACGCAGGCCCGGGCGCAGTACGTACAGGGGGTGGCCCTCTACCAGCGCCAGCAGTACGCGCAGGCCCGCACGCTGCTGAATTCCAGCGCCCTGGCCGTGCGCAACGCCGACGTGACGCTGTGGCTGGGCCTGGCCAACTACGCCCTGAAGGATTACGCCGGGGCGGCGGCGGCCCTCACCGAAAGCATGAAACTCAACCCGACCCTGACCGCCCGGCAAAACCTGGCCTCGGCGCTGCTCGCGGCGGCACGTTACTCGGAAGCAGAAGGTATTCTGCAAGGCATCGTGAAAGACAACGCCAAAAACAGTGATGCCTGGTACTTCCTCGGACTCTCGCAACGCGCCCAGTTGAGAGAAGAGGACGCCCGCAAGTCCTTCAAGGTCGCCGCCAACCTCGGCAACACCCGCGCCCAGCAGGCCCTGGTGCAGGAGCCGGGCAAGTGA
- a CDS encoding aldo/keto reductase — protein sequence MQTRPLGHSGLQVSVVGLGCNNFGQRLDQAQTTAVVRRALDLGITLFDTADIYGNRGGSEELLGKALGAQRKDIILASKFGMKMDDAGNMQGAKPAYIRQALEASLKRLGTDYLDLYQLHTPDPETPIEDTLGTLNELVEAGLVRNIGVSNMPAADVRQADEISQRHGWARFTSCQDEYSLLVRGVEKDLLPTMKELNLGLLPYFPLASGLLSGKYHQGQPLPEGTRIAGSPGAQDRYLNEQNWQIVEQLRRYAESRGRTLLELAFSWLLAHPQTSSVIAGATRPEQIEQNIEAAQWALEPTEIEEVNRITQK from the coding sequence ATGCAAACACGCCCCCTGGGACACTCCGGCCTGCAGGTTTCCGTCGTCGGCCTCGGCTGCAACAACTTCGGCCAGAGGCTCGATCAGGCACAGACCACCGCCGTGGTGCGCCGCGCCCTCGATCTGGGCATTACCCTCTTCGACACCGCCGATATTTACGGCAACCGCGGCGGCAGCGAGGAGCTGCTGGGCAAAGCCCTGGGGGCGCAGCGCAAGGACATCATCCTGGCCAGCAAGTTCGGCATGAAAATGGACGACGCGGGCAACATGCAGGGCGCGAAACCCGCCTACATTCGCCAGGCGCTGGAGGCCAGCCTGAAGCGCCTGGGCACCGACTACCTCGACCTGTACCAGCTGCACACGCCGGATCCGGAAACGCCCATCGAGGACACCCTCGGCACGCTGAACGAACTGGTCGAAGCTGGCCTGGTGCGCAATATCGGGGTGTCGAACATGCCCGCCGCCGACGTCCGCCAGGCCGACGAGATCTCGCAGCGTCACGGCTGGGCGCGTTTCACCTCCTGCCAGGACGAGTACAGCCTGCTGGTGCGGGGCGTGGAAAAGGACTTGCTGCCCACCATGAAGGAGCTGAACCTGGGCCTGCTGCCCTACTTCCCGCTGGCCAGCGGCCTGCTGAGCGGCAAGTACCATCAGGGCCAGCCCCTGCCCGAAGGCACCCGCATCGCCGGGTCGCCGGGTGCTCAGGACCGCTACCTGAACGAGCAGAACTGGCAGATCGTGGAGCAATTGCGCCGCTACGCCGAGAGCAGGGGCCGCACCCTGCTGGAACTGGCCTTCTCCTGGCTGCTGGCCCACCCGCAGACCAGCAGCGTCATCGCCGGGGCCACCCGGCCCGAGCAAATCGAGCAGAACATCGAAGCCGCGCAGTGGGCACTGGAACCCACCGAAATCGAAGAAGTCAACCGGATCACCCAGAAGTAA
- a CDS encoding redox-sensing transcriptional repressor Rex, translated as MSEIPTAAISRLVTYLRILEQLEGQDVSRTSSNDLAERASVTPFQVRKDLAYFGRFGTRGMGYTVPLLKRELMRVLGLNQTWNVVILGMGRLGHAIANYPGANDYRFQYVGLFDSNPELIGREVHSLPIQHVSRLHDFVQGHAHTPQRVDMGFIAVPPEHAQAAAQNLVEAGVRGILNFAPIVIQPRTSERGDIYEPTDEWKNVVIENVDFLAGMKRLAFYILNPHLKLSDTEENT; from the coding sequence ATGTCCGAGATTCCCACCGCCGCCATCAGCCGCCTCGTCACATACCTGCGCATCCTGGAGCAACTGGAGGGCCAGGACGTCAGCCGCACCAGCAGCAACGACTTGGCCGAACGCGCCAGCGTCACGCCCTTTCAGGTGCGCAAGGACCTGGCCTACTTCGGACGCTTCGGTACGCGCGGCATGGGCTACACCGTCCCCCTGCTGAAACGCGAACTGATGCGCGTCCTGGGCCTCAACCAGACCTGGAACGTCGTTATTCTGGGCATGGGCCGCCTTGGGCACGCCATCGCCAACTACCCCGGCGCGAACGATTACCGTTTCCAGTACGTGGGCCTGTTCGACAGCAACCCCGAACTGATCGGCCGGGAAGTCCACAGCCTGCCCATCCAACACGTCTCCAGGCTGCACGACTTCGTGCAGGGCCACGCCCACACCCCCCAGCGCGTCGACATGGGCTTCATCGCCGTGCCTCCCGAACACGCCCAGGCTGCCGCACAGAACCTCGTCGAAGCCGGTGTGCGCGGCATTCTGAATTTTGCCCCCATCGTCATCCAACCCCGCACCAGCGAACGCGGGGACATCTACGAACCCACCGACGAATGGAAAAACGTCGTCATTGAGAACGTCGATTTCCTCGCCGGCATGAAGCGCCTGGCCTTCTACATCCTCAACCCCCACCTGAAACTATCCGATACGGAGGAAAACACATGA
- the lysA gene encoding diaminopimelate decarboxylase, with amino-acid sequence MLSTDLLRDAAERFGTPLYVYDADELDAGLERVREAFGGARVFFAVKANPNLSLLKRMAGAGLGFDCVSYGELCRAEFLGLPGERIISNGPAKSQAEYDLGARLGVTFIVDRVEEVGLLPPRSRALVRVNPALQISTHDHLATGSAASKFGVTPEQVPLVLKALREAGHQALGLHVHIGSAIRDAQDFTAAYARLAELRSQTGPLEVFDAGGGWGIGADLHGIAREARHAAGVFDAELWVEPGRYLVAPAGVLLTTVVGVKRTGRNFCLVDAGMTELIRPMMYGAAHPLTPLWGGAQVETWDVAGPACESGDLLARDVPLPEPSRGDLLVVGEAGAYGAAMSTTYLTRVRPAEVLRRSGEWQLIRRREEPQELWQTEI; translated from the coding sequence ATGCTTTCTACTGACCTGCTGCGTGACGCCGCCGAACGCTTCGGCACGCCTCTTTACGTGTACGACGCGGATGAACTCGACGCGGGCCTGGAACGGGTTCGGGAGGCCTTTGGGGGGGCGCGGGTGTTTTTCGCGGTGAAGGCCAACCCGAACCTGAGCCTCCTGAAACGCATGGCGGGCGCGGGCCTGGGGTTCGATTGCGTCAGTTACGGCGAGTTGTGCCGCGCCGAGTTCCTGGGCTTACCGGGAGAGCGCATCATCAGCAACGGCCCCGCCAAGTCCCAGGCGGAGTACGACCTGGGGGCGCGGCTGGGGGTCACTTTCATCGTCGACCGGGTGGAGGAAGTGGGGCTGCTGCCGCCGCGTTCGCGGGCGCTGGTGCGGGTCAACCCGGCCTTGCAGATCAGCACGCACGACCACCTGGCGACCGGTTCGGCGGCCAGCAAGTTTGGGGTGACGCCGGAGCAGGTGCCACTGGTTCTGAAGGCGTTGAGGGAGGCGGGACACCAGGCGCTGGGGCTGCACGTTCACATCGGCAGCGCCATCCGCGACGCGCAGGATTTCACGGCCGCTTACGCGCGGCTGGCCGAGCTCCGGTCACAGACCGGGCCGCTGGAGGTGTTCGATGCCGGAGGCGGCTGGGGCATCGGCGCCGACCTGCACGGCATCGCGCGGGAAGCGCGCCACGCGGCGGGCGTGTTCGACGCCGAGTTGTGGGTGGAACCGGGCCGTTACCTGGTGGCCCCTGCGGGGGTGCTGCTGACCACGGTGGTGGGGGTCAAGCGCACCGGGCGCAACTTCTGCCTGGTCGACGCGGGCATGACCGAACTGATCCGCCCGATGATGTACGGCGCGGCTCACCCGTTGACGCCGTTGTGGGGGGGCGCCCAGGTGGAAACGTGGGACGTGGCCGGCCCGGCCTGTGAAAGCGGCGACCTGCTGGCCCGTGACGTGCCCCTGCCGGAGCCGTCGCGCGGCGACCTGCTGGTGGTCGGGGAGGCGGGCGCTTACGGCGCGGCCATGAGCACCACCTACCTGACCCGCGTCCGGCCCGCCGAGGTGCTGCGCCGCAGCGGCGAGTGGCAGCTGATCCGCCGCCGGGAGGAACCGCAGGAACTCTGGCAGACGGAAATCTAA
- a CDS encoding SPOR domain-containing protein — protein MSGARPARTRTGSAGRWPDIMVGAVTLALLAGFGTLMFGERNQPLVAQAPAPSPQTATPSIPASPGTVPEPQTVQPPAAQPQPSQATPAVQGSAAESSAAPAKSQAIDPASGTAPTPAAQPPATEPPAASNPSELAQTSEIPPAPAAPAVTPLTPPVLPDNPTPQAATADPEASPPATATPPVPAPAVPARTGGAVATSESRVPLRSDYRISLGSFTTRKTVESQTANVRGLGYTVHAIDLGDQYVAQIGPFANEEAARQALADIQRAYPSALLYRPRNAPAASTANSAAASDTESSAASNVTPDTTQTTPARPQAAAPSGPAYLQVGAFDREDSAQRLVGILHDNGFNPTVNSPEGRKTTVMVGPYSGDALLRAEARLDNAGLDHFRVR, from the coding sequence GTGAGCGGGGCGCGGCCGGCCCGTACCCGCACTGGCTCGGCCGGACGCTGGCCGGACATCATGGTGGGCGCGGTGACGCTGGCGCTGCTGGCCGGTTTCGGCACGCTGATGTTCGGCGAGCGCAACCAGCCGCTGGTGGCGCAGGCCCCCGCACCCTCACCGCAGACGGCCACGCCCAGCATCCCCGCCTCGCCCGGCACTGTTCCCGAACCGCAGACCGTTCAGCCGCCTGCCGCACAGCCGCAACCCAGCCAGGCCACCCCGGCGGTGCAGGGTTCGGCAGCAGAGAGTTCGGCGGCACCCGCCAAGAGCCAGGCAATCGACCCGGCCAGCGGCACTGCCCCCACGCCGGCTGCTCAGCCGCCGGCTACTGAACCGCCAGCGGCCAGCAACCCGTCCGAACTGGCGCAGACCAGTGAAATCCCGCCTGCTCCCGCAGCCCCGGCGGTCACCCCGCTGACCCCGCCGGTTCTGCCAGACAACCCCACCCCCCAGGCCGCCACGGCTGACCCCGAGGCGTCGCCGCCAGCCACTGCCACGCCCCCAGTTCCAGCCCCGGCCGTTCCCGCCCGCACGGGTGGTGCGGTCGCCACCAGTGAAAGCCGTGTGCCCCTGCGCAGCGATTACCGCATCAGCCTGGGCAGCTTCACTACCCGCAAAACTGTGGAATCCCAGACCGCGAATGTCCGTGGCCTGGGCTACACTGTGCACGCCATCGACCTGGGTGACCAGTACGTCGCGCAAATTGGCCCCTTCGCCAATGAGGAAGCCGCCCGCCAGGCCCTCGCCGACATTCAGCGGGCCTACCCCAGTGCGCTGCTGTACCGCCCGCGCAATGCTCCTGCGGCCAGCACTGCAAACAGCGCGGCAGCCAGCGACACGGAAAGCAGCGCTGCGTCCAATGTGACCCCCGACACCACGCAGACCACGCCCGCCCGTCCACAAGCCGCCGCTCCCAGTGGCCCGGCATACCTTCAGGTGGGCGCGTTCGACCGCGAGGACAGTGCCCAGCGTCTGGTCGGCATTCTCCACGACAACGGCTTCAACCCCACCGTCAACAGCCCCGAAGGCCGCAAAACCACTGTGATGGTCGGCCCCTACAGCGGTGACGCCCTGCTGCGGGCCGAAGCCCGCCTGGACAACGCCGGTCTGGATCACTTCCGCGTCCGGTAA
- a CDS encoding GNAT family N-acetyltransferase produces MHLRTARPEDFPQLKPMLLDMGFVENEAALEQRFPAFCSRPDHLFFVAEQGGVLLGYALVQDYGTHLRSGNSHRTAKLDDLYTAPDFRRQGMARALMRAVTDWASESPVRYVFWYANQREAGQAYQAMGYRPAPSGQEGFDFYEIDLDDPAQRLPHPQRGS; encoded by the coding sequence ATGCACCTTCGCACAGCACGGCCCGAGGATTTCCCGCAGTTGAAACCCATGCTCCTGGATATGGGCTTTGTCGAGAATGAAGCGGCACTGGAGCAGCGTTTCCCAGCTTTTTGCAGCCGTCCCGACCATCTTTTCTTCGTCGCGGAACAGGGCGGGGTGCTGCTGGGGTACGCGCTGGTGCAGGATTACGGGACTCATTTGCGTTCCGGGAACTCGCACCGCACCGCGAAGCTGGATGACCTTTACACTGCCCCGGACTTCAGGCGGCAGGGCATGGCGCGCGCCCTGATGCGGGCCGTGACGGACTGGGCCAGCGAAAGCCCGGTGCGTTACGTGTTCTGGTATGCCAATCAGCGCGAGGCCGGGCAGGCGTACCAGGCCATGGGATACCGGCCGGCCCCGTCCGGGCAGGAAGGTTTCGACTTTTACGAGATCGACCTGGACGACCCGGCGCAGCGCCTGCCCCACCCGCAACGCGGGTCGTGA
- a CDS encoding PASTA domain-containing protein: MTGADATQAAAGTPQVIDGKYRVRREVSKNGISTLYEVETASGEGRRVSWFDASKPTDRQGFHTYRQAVRAISPAGLADVVARPGAYYAVWQPVTGTPLSEALSQPVKRQEFVDAMDNLRALLATHGFALSDADIVVDGQMPRVAYLKPAPAGRTAEQIAMLNATTMTALNGGRVRKARRPREPGAWLAFIPGLLFLGGAGWLGAQAAQVYLNPPIGEVKNVTGKPASEAAKQLTGDGFRVEYTYGDSGGVPVGAVIRQDPDPGTALPTGRLVSLTVNNPAPLTVPKLEDLTLQQAQAPLKDNALKLGKVIKVDGTLSNTPAGRVIAQVPAPGATIQRGQPVQVMVSTGVKGRETWIPNLEGMTFEQARAHARAAGLVVTEVKKEPSDRAENIVLRQEPKPFVRVDVGSRVILVISTAKFTPPSTPTAPLPIPPPYVPPPPPVEPEPGTGATPDSSVTDPTPNDGQGAVTIPAVPDNTQTPPDTQPINQNQTPAEIPPTPASNGARPVNFAYVFPAGLPAGSYSVVVQDADGERQMMPPTDSTQLAGQQANASATVRGNAVFIIRVNGAEYARVNPQ, translated from the coding sequence ATGACGGGGGCGGACGCGACACAAGCAGCAGCAGGGACGCCACAGGTCATTGACGGCAAGTACCGCGTGCGGCGTGAAGTCTCGAAAAACGGTATTTCCACGCTATACGAGGTTGAAACCGCCAGTGGCGAGGGCCGGCGCGTCTCCTGGTTCGATGCCAGCAAACCCACCGACCGCCAGGGATTTCACACCTACCGTCAGGCGGTTCGGGCCATTTCACCGGCGGGGCTGGCGGACGTGGTGGCGAGGCCCGGCGCGTACTACGCCGTGTGGCAGCCCGTGACCGGCACGCCGCTGAGTGAAGCGCTGTCACAACCTGTCAAGCGCCAGGAATTCGTGGACGCCATGGACAACCTGCGGGCGCTGCTGGCCACACACGGGTTCGCGCTGTCCGACGCGGACATCGTGGTAGACGGCCAGATGCCCCGGGTGGCGTACCTGAAGCCTGCCCCGGCAGGGCGCACCGCCGAGCAGATCGCCATGCTGAACGCCACGACCATGACGGCGCTGAACGGCGGGCGCGTCCGGAAAGCCAGGCGGCCCCGCGAGCCGGGCGCGTGGCTGGCGTTTATTCCGGGCCTGCTGTTTCTGGGCGGCGCGGGCTGGCTGGGGGCGCAGGCGGCGCAGGTGTACCTGAACCCGCCCATCGGCGAAGTGAAGAACGTGACCGGAAAACCCGCGAGTGAAGCAGCGAAGCAACTCACCGGGGACGGCTTCCGCGTCGAGTACACCTACGGTGACAGCGGCGGCGTGCCGGTGGGGGCCGTGATCCGGCAAGACCCGGATCCTGGCACGGCCCTCCCGACCGGACGCCTGGTGTCATTGACGGTGAATAACCCCGCGCCGCTGACCGTGCCGAAACTGGAAGACCTGACCTTGCAGCAGGCCCAGGCGCCGCTGAAGGACAACGCCCTGAAACTCGGGAAGGTCATCAAGGTGGACGGCACCCTGAGCAACACCCCGGCCGGGCGCGTCATTGCGCAGGTGCCCGCACCCGGCGCGACCATTCAACGCGGTCAACCGGTGCAGGTCATGGTAAGCACCGGCGTCAAGGGCCGCGAAACGTGGATTCCGAACCTGGAAGGCATGACCTTCGAGCAGGCCCGCGCCCACGCCCGCGCTGCCGGGCTGGTCGTCACCGAGGTGAAAAAGGAACCCAGTGACCGCGCCGAGAACATCGTGCTGCGCCAGGAACCCAAGCCGTTCGTACGCGTGGATGTCGGCAGCCGGGTCATCCTGGTGATCTCCACCGCAAAATTCACGCCCCCCAGCACGCCGACCGCCCCGCTGCCGATCCCGCCGCCCTACGTGCCGCCCCCACCCCCGGTCGAACCGGAACCCGGCACTGGCGCTACGCCCGACAGCAGCGTCACCGACCCCACCCCTAACGATGGGCAGGGCGCCGTGACCATTCCGGCTGTGCCGGACAATACCCAGACCCCCCCGGACACGCAGCCGATCAACCAGAACCAGACGCCGGCGGAAATTCCGCCCACGCCCGCCAGCAACGGGGCGCGTCCCGTGAACTTCGCTTACGTGTTCCCGGCTGGCCTGCCCGCCGGCTCCTACTCGGTGGTGGTGCAGGACGCCGACGGCGAACGCCAGATGATGCCCCCCACCGACTCCACGCAACTGGCCGGGCAGCAGGCGAACGCCAGCGCGACCGTGCGCGGCAACGCCGTGTTTATCATCCGCGTGAACGGCGCAGAATACGCCCGCGTGAACCCGCAGTAG
- a CDS encoding cysteine desulfurase family protein: MSIYLDYAASHPMTPAALDAYARAAALPGNPASVHAAGQVARELLEEGRARLAAALHADPRSLIANSGGTEGNNHVLLGAAQAWEQQHGRPGHLITTLTEHSAVLAPARHLAQRGWNVTFLHPERGGAYTPAQLREALQPDTALVSIHHANNEIGTVQPTPELAAIAAEKGVAYHVDAVQAPGVLPVDLSAWGVTFATFSAHKWGGPRGVGFLYVKRGTELPPVTLGGGQESGLRPGTQNTAGIYAAGVALTEAEGMRDATFGHLTHLRRHFMDAVQDIPDLRFNQPGGASPKIVNLTLPGADGEALLMNLDMQGVSASAGSACSAGTMQPSHVLTALGLSEADARASLRFSFGLGTTLAEVDTAAQALRQAAQWSRSG; this comes from the coding sequence ATGAGCATTTACCTCGATTACGCCGCGTCGCACCCCATGACGCCCGCCGCACTCGACGCTTACGCCCGCGCCGCCGCGCTTCCCGGCAACCCCGCCAGTGTGCACGCCGCCGGGCAGGTCGCCCGTGAGCTCCTCGAAGAGGGCCGCGCCCGCTTGGCGGCTGCCCTGCACGCCGACCCGCGCAGCCTCATTGCCAACAGCGGCGGCACGGAAGGCAACAACCACGTGCTGCTGGGCGCAGCGCAGGCATGGGAACAGCAGCACGGCCGGCCCGGACACCTGATCACTACACTGACCGAGCATTCCGCCGTCCTTGCTCCGGCCAGGCACCTCGCCCAGCGTGGGTGGAACGTCACTTTCCTGCACCCCGAAAGGGGCGGCGCTTACACCCCCGCACAGTTACGAGAAGCCCTTCAACCCGACACCGCGCTCGTGTCCATTCACCACGCCAACAACGAAATCGGCACCGTCCAGCCCACCCCGGAACTGGCCGCCATTGCCGCCGAAAAAGGTGTGGCGTATCACGTCGACGCCGTGCAGGCCCCCGGTGTCCTCCCCGTCGACCTCAGCGCGTGGGGCGTCACTTTCGCTACCTTCAGCGCCCATAAGTGGGGCGGGCCACGCGGCGTGGGGTTCCTGTATGTCAAACGCGGCACCGAACTCCCGCCCGTCACGCTGGGTGGGGGGCAGGAGAGCGGCCTGCGGCCCGGCACGCAGAACACCGCCGGAATTTACGCGGCTGGCGTGGCCCTCACCGAGGCGGAGGGTATGCGAGACGCCACCTTTGGGCACCTCACGCACCTTCGCCGGCATTTCATGGACGCCGTGCAGGACATCCCCGACCTGCGCTTCAACCAGCCCGGGGGCGCCAGCCCCAAGATCGTCAACCTCACCCTTCCCGGGGCGGACGGCGAAGCCCTCCTGATGAACCTCGACATGCAGGGCGTCAGCGCCAGCGCCGGCAGCGCCTGTAGTGCCGGCACCATGCAACCCAGCCACGTCCTGACTGCTCTTGGCCTCAGTGAAGCGGACGCGCGTGCGTCTCTGCGCTTCAGTTTCGGGCTGGGCACCACGCTGGCAGAAGTGGACACCGCCGCTCAGGCACTGCGGCAGGCGGCGCAGTGGAGCCGGAGCGGCTAA
- the mnmA gene encoding tRNA 2-thiouridine(34) synthase MnmA: MTTVSAPTNTNATPATPGERVLCAMSGGVDSSVTAALLKEQGYQVIGAMMRFWPDDKRVDTFDSCCSPDAAYEARRVAEQVGVPFYLLDYREQFQRHIVGPFIEEYAHGRTPNPCVNCNTKVKFDELVKKAKMLGCRYVATGHYVKRVENAQGEVEFWRGDDPRKDQTYFLWGTPRDALPFILFPVGELEKPRVRELAAERGLLTAQKAESQNICFVPGKVQDFVAEHIPKVQGFIREIATGEVVGEHLGTQFYTLGQKKGLGLYQTHKVRHVVHLDPATSTVWVGDYGDCLWTGLKASSANYLLDLADLPQELDVQVRYRTAPVKARVIQADEHGFELEFAEPQFAVAPGQSAVLYDGPRLLGGGLIEDHVRELPPLQKPPKKRAVAG, translated from the coding sequence ATGACGACGGTCAGCGCCCCCACGAACACGAACGCTACCCCCGCCACGCCAGGCGAGCGGGTGCTGTGCGCCATGTCGGGCGGCGTGGACAGCAGCGTGACGGCGGCGCTGCTCAAAGAGCAGGGCTACCAGGTGATCGGCGCGATGATGCGCTTCTGGCCCGACGACAAGCGCGTGGACACCTTCGACAGCTGCTGTTCGCCGGACGCAGCTTATGAGGCGCGGCGGGTGGCCGAGCAGGTGGGCGTGCCGTTTTACCTGCTGGATTACCGCGAGCAGTTTCAGCGGCACATCGTGGGGCCGTTTATCGAGGAGTACGCGCACGGGCGCACGCCCAACCCCTGCGTGAACTGCAACACGAAAGTGAAGTTCGACGAGCTGGTGAAGAAAGCGAAGATGCTGGGGTGCCGTTACGTGGCAACCGGGCATTACGTGAAGCGCGTGGAGAACGCTCAGGGCGAGGTGGAATTCTGGCGGGGCGACGATCCGCGCAAGGACCAGACCTACTTCCTGTGGGGAACGCCGCGGGACGCGCTGCCGTTCATCCTGTTTCCGGTAGGCGAACTGGAAAAACCCCGCGTGCGTGAACTGGCCGCCGAACGGGGCCTCTTGACCGCGCAGAAAGCCGAGAGCCAGAACATCTGCTTCGTGCCGGGCAAGGTGCAGGATTTTGTGGCCGAGCACATCCCCAAAGTTCAGGGATTCATCCGCGAGATCGCCACGGGGGAAGTGGTCGGGGAACACCTGGGCACGCAGTTCTACACGCTGGGCCAGAAGAAGGGGCTGGGGCTGTACCAGACGCACAAGGTGCGCCACGTGGTTCACCTCGACCCAGCCACCAGCACCGTGTGGGTCGGCGACTATGGCGACTGCCTGTGGACAGGCCTGAAGGCCAGCAGCGCCAATTACCTGCTTGACCTGGCAGACTTGCCGCAGGAACTGGATGTTCAGGTACGTTACCGCACCGCGCCCGTAAAGGCCAGGGTCATTCAGGCCGACGAACACGGCTTCGAGCTTGAATTTGCCGAACCGCAATTCGCGGTGGCCCCCGGTCAGAGCGCGGTGCTGTATGACGGCCCGCGCCTGCTGGGGGGCGGTCTCATTGAGGATCACGTGCGGGAATTGCCGCCGCTGCAAAAGCCACCGAAGAAGCGGGCTGTCGCCGGCTGA